From a region of the Hemibagrus wyckioides isolate EC202008001 linkage group LG06, SWU_Hwy_1.0, whole genome shotgun sequence genome:
- the LOC131354975 gene encoding trace amine-associated receptor 13c-like, with translation MNLTDFNQSDRCEHFSCPERSVSPAVYILLYVCSAAVVLLTVCGNLLVIISVLHFKQLHTPTNMLVLSLAVSDFFVGALVMPSMLIWTNESCWNFGTDFCMFFMITASFLMTLSIYNIVLIAVDRYLALSNPFFYMNRVSVRITRVVNVFFWCVVVAYNVAYMYFNGNFTISVMCPGECYLFLDEVWSVIDLVFSFIFPLSVIIILYTRVFVIAKKHATAIRELNNHTRPKTQKITSHSMKSERKAAKVLGILVSVFLLCLLPYYIYSLLGETIELQRETFQSVSILFCLNSTINPVIYALFYPWFRRCIKLIITLQIFQTDSALINVL, from the coding sequence ATGAATCTGACAGATTTTAACCAGTCTGATCGCTGTGAGCATTTCTCCTGTCCAGAGAGATCTGTATCTCCTGCAGTTTATATCTTACTGTAcgtgtgttcagctgctgtggttctgctaacagtgtgtggaaatctgctggtcatcatctctgttcttcacttcaagcagcttcacacaccaaccaacatgctggtgctctctctggctgtgtcaGATTTCTTTGTTGGGGCTTTAGTGATGCCGTCAATGTTAATCTGGACAAATGAGTCATGTTGGAATTTTGGAACagatttttgtatgttttttatgATTACTGCCTCCTTCCTGATGACTTTATCCATATATAATATTGTTCTGATTGCTGTGGATCGCTATTTGGCTCTCTCAAACCCCTTTTTCTACATGAACAGAGTCTCTGTGAGGATTACTCgtgttgtaaatgtttttttctggtgtgtggtggtggctTATAATGTAGCATACATGTATTTCAATGGAAATTTCACAATTTCTGTAATGTGTCCTGGAGAGTGTTATCTTTTTCTGGATGAGGTTTGGTCTGTAATTGATcttgtattttcatttatatttccactTTCTGTCATAATCATATTGTATACTAGAGTTTTTGTGATTGCTAAGAAACATGCCACTGCTATCAGAGagcttaataatcacacacggcctaaaacacagaaaatcacctcacactccatgaaatctgagagaaaagcagctaaagtcctcggcattttagtgtctgtgtttctgctgtgtttacttccatattatatttacagtttattagGTGAAACTATTGAACTTCAGAGAGAAACATTTCAATCTGTCTCAATCTTGTTTTGTCTTAATTCCACCATTAATCCAGTTATTTATGCTCTGTTTTACCCGTGGTTCAGGAGGtgcattaaattaataataactcTGCAAATATTCCAGACAGACTCTGCATTAATCAATGTTCTTTAA